In Cotesia glomerata isolate CgM1 linkage group LG3, MPM_Cglom_v2.3, whole genome shotgun sequence, one genomic interval encodes:
- the LOC123260626 gene encoding uncharacterized protein LOC123260626, whose translation MFSTGTFEFNVKNSTEFVEFANEVQLPPGFVLISLDVVSLFTNIQKNLVIELVEENWTEISGVLKCEKRFLLDLIECSFDMSFFVFKKKVYLQVDGTSMGCPSSSALANLVMFYILKRVLNKLPFLVPFLKLYVDDTLLAVPETEVDRVLSFFNREQQKIQFTMEREVEGKIAFLDVLNFDRSNVEKAKNILNNNNYPPSFVKVCLERFNRRQRSSIGQAGKDSSRGFYYFRFPFIRGLSINISKCFYGTEWRPAYYNLRVIGSLCTKLKDRVDVLQRSELVNRVPCGCLKTYVGQTKQRLGKRLKQHEYDCRTVNILKNNNTALAQHHFDTGHIFEFGKIKILDMECCGKKRNLSEMIFIHLNDTVNLKTDTENLSNHYNFLMDLYKRMNNGLGL comes from the exons ATGTTTTCAACAGGGACGTTTGagtttaatgttaaaaattccaCGGAGTTCGTGGAATTTGCAAACGAGGTTCAATTACCACCTGGCTTTGTGCTTATTTCTTTAGACGTGGTGTCACTTTTCactaatattcaaaaaaaccTGGTCATTGAATTGGTAGAAGAGAACTGGACTGAGATTTCTGGCGTTTTAAAGTGTGAGAAGAGGTTCTTATTGGATTTGATTGAATGCAGTTTTGACATGAGTTTCTTTGTCTTTAAGAAAAAAGTCTATTTGCAAGTTGATGGTACGAGTATGGGATGTCCATCTAGCTCAGCATTAGCCAACTTAGTAATGTTTTACATCTTAAAACGggttttgaataaattaccGTTCCTGGTTCCTTTTTTGAAACTGTACGTGGATGATACTTTATTGGCGGTACCGGAAACTGAAGTAGACAGAGTGTTGAGTTTTTTCAATAGAGAACAACAGAAGATACAGTTCACAATGGAGCGTGAGGTGGAAGGGAAGATAGCGTTCTTGGACGTGTTG AATTTCGACAGATCAAACGTCGAAAAGgctaaaaatatcttaaataacAACAACTATCCACCTTCATTCGTGAAGGTCTGTCTGGAAAGATTTAACAGGAGACAGAGAAGCAGCATTGGACAAGCAGGAAAGGATTCATCAAGAGGGTTCTATTACTTCCGTTTTCCATTCATCAGAGGTCTGTCTATTAATATTAGCAAGTGTTTCTATGGAACTGAGTGGAGGCCTGCATATTATAACCTCAGAGTTATTGGTTCTCTGTGTACAAAGTTAAAAGATCGAGTGGATGTATTGCAACGCTCAGAATTGGTTAACAGGGTTCCTTGTGGTTGTCTGAAAACTTACGTTGGGCAGACAAAACAACGGCTGGGGAAAAGACTAAAACAACATGAATATGACTGCAGAACAGTAAACATCTTGAAGAATAATAATACAGCTTTAGCTCAGCATCATTTTGACACAGGTCACATTTTTGAATTTGGGAAGATCAAGATCTTGGATATGGAGTGTTGTGGCAAAAAACGGAACTTGAGTGAGATGATTTTCATCCATTTGAACGATACGGTAAATTTAAAGACAGACACGGAAAACCTAAgtaatcattataattttctgaTGGATTTGTACAAGCGGATGAATAACGGGTTAGGCCTGTAG